GCCTCGGACAGCAGCGTCTCGTTGACCTCGACGGTTCGCCGGTAGCACCAGTCGCGCTCGGCGACCCACTGTACGTCGAGTTCGTTGTCGGCCTCGTATGGGTCCTGGATGGTGCCGGCCGCCAGCAGGTCGCTGTACACGTCGCCGGGGACCGTCGCTGGAAACTGCTGGCCCCCGTCTGCCGGGCGACACTGCCAGCTACCGTTCAGAGAGTGGCGTTCCATGTACGCGCTTATCGCGCTCTGGGCAATAACTCTATCGGGGCCGCCAGCGGTCGTGTTTAGTGAAGCGAATGTGGCCGTTGCTGCACCGAAAGCCCTCGGCACGCTAGACGGATCTGTGCCGGATATTCTCCCGCCGGTCGAATAGTGCCGGCGCAGATCCGCCTACCGCGCCTCGCCCTTTCATCCACCAGGCTTGTGGACAGTGCCACCAGCTACGCCCTGGCGGATGAAAGGGCGAGCGTCGTTCTGGGAACCCGGACCCCGAAAGCACCCACCGGAGCGCAGCAGTGGTCCCGGGACCGGAACGGCGCGAGGGCTTTCGGTGTCTACAGGCCGGAAGATGCAGCGGCTTATCTGAACACGATCCCGCCAGCGCCCGCTCGCCGGTCCGTGTGGTGTGGCGACGACGACCGAGACCCTCGACACTTAAGGTGATCGCTCGAACAGTGGGTAGCATGCGCGAGACCAGCAGCGCGAAACGCGCCGACGAGACCGAGGAGCGTCTCCAGCGCCTCCGGGTCGCACAGCGCAGCGAGATCGAGACCATCTCACACCACGAGACGCGAGCGTTTCTGACGCCCGAGCAGGCCCGCGAACGGTCCTTCGAGCCGTGCTCGGTCGGGGTCACGTGGGAGAGAGGCCGGGAGACCGAGCCCGACGACCGTCGGGACGCCGACGCAGACGTGCTCACCGGCCAGGTCTCCGAAGAACAGGCGGTCGGCCGGAACGTCTGGTTTCGCCTCCAGTGTACCGTCCCCGAGTCGATGGCCGGCCTGCCGGTGTACCTCCGCTTCGTGGCCGAACCGCTGTACGGATCGAGCCACCACGGCGACCCGCGCGTGGAGTCGCTGTGTTTCCGGGACGGGACGCCGGTCAAGTCCTTCGACAACGGTCACGATTCCTACAAGCTCGTCGACGAGGCCGCGGGCGGCGAGTCGTTCGATCTCCTCGTCGAGGCCGGGACGACGACCCTGTGGGGTAACCTCGGCGTCGACGAGTTCACGCTGGAGACCGCCGAACTGTACGCCGAGCGGCCGGCGGTGGCGGATCTCCACCGCCACGTGTCGATCTGTAACGACCTCCGCGAGCAGTACGACGAGGACTCGCCCAACCGCGGCCGGCTGCTCGACGCCCTCGTCGCGGCCAGTCACACGTTCGCCTTCGACGCCGACTCCGAGGCCGAGTACCGAGAGAGCGCCCGCGCCGCGATCGAGGAACTGGAAGCCGTCGAGACGGAACTGACCTCGGATCTCACCGGCCAGCAACTGATTGCCGTCGGCCACGCCCACCTCGATCTGGCGTGGCACTGGCCGTGGTCGGAGACGGTTCGCAAGTGCGGGCGGTCGTTCTCGAACGTGCTGACGCTGATGGACGACTACCCCGAGTTCACGTTCATGCAGAGCCAGCCCCACCTCTACGAGTGGATCCGCGACCGCTACCCCGACCAGTTCGACCAGATCGACCGGCGGATCGACGACGGCCAGTGGCAACCCGAAGGGGCGCTGTGGGTCGAGTCGGACATCAACAACGCGGGCGAGGAGGCCCTCGCCCGACAGTACCTGCTGGGCAAGCGCTACTTCCGCGAGGAGTTCGACGTGGACCCCGAGGTGACGTTCATCCCCGACGTGTTCGGGTACAGTGCCGGCCTGCCGGGGATCGCGCAGGCGGCCGACTGCCCGTACTTCCTCACTCAGAAGATGTCCTGGAGCGAGATCAACGACTTCCCACACAGCACGTTCCGATGGGCTGGCATCGACGGCTCGGAGGTGCTCGCACACTTCCCGCCGGGGGACACCTACAACGGCCAGATGGACGTCGAAGAGATCACCCACTCGGTGTACAACGACGCCCAGAACGCGACGACGGCGGACCGGGCGTACCTGTTTGGCTGGGGCGACGGCGGCGGCGGCCCCACTCGCGAGATGATCGAGAAGGGCCAGGTCGTCGACGACATCGAAGCCCTGCCGGACGTCGAACACGGGTCGCTCGCGGGGCTGTTCGACCGGCTGGAACGCAACTACGACGACTATCCCGTCTGGAACGGCGAGCTGTACCTCGAAAAACACCGCGGGACCCTCACCAGCCAGGCCCAGACCAAGCGCAACAACCGCAAGGGCGAGTACGCGCTCCGGGAGGCGGAGCTGTGGTGTTCGCTCGCGCTGGCGACGACCGACTTCGACTACCCGCACGAACGGCTCCAGGACGCCTGGAAGGTGCTCCTGTTCAACCAGTTCCACGACATCCTGCCGGGCTCGTCCCAGACGGACGTGTACGCCGACGCCGACCGGGACTACGAGCGTGTCTTCGAGACGGCCGCGGACGCACGGGCGGCGGCGCTGGACGCACTGCTCGGCGAGCCCGCGGACGGCGACCGCCTCGCCGTGACGAACCCCCTGTCGTGGGCACACGAGAGCGTCGCCACCGTCCCCGCCGAGGACGTGTCCGGTGACGCCGACGACCTGGTCGGGACAGCCGACGGCGACGATCTGGCCGTCCAGTCGACGACTGCCGGCGTCGGCGACGACACGGCGGACGTGGTGCTCGTCGAGACCCCGGAGCTGCCAGCGATGGGCGCGACGACGCTCTCGCTGGAGGACGCTGCCGAGCCGGCCGCGACGCCTTTCGAGGTGTCGACCGACGGGCTCTCGAACGGGCTCGTGACGGTGTCGTTCGAGAGCGACGGCACCGTCTCCGTCTACGACGAGGAACACGACCGGGCGGTCCTCGACGAACCAGGCAACAGGCTGATGCTGTACCGCGACCAACCCCGCTACTTCGAAGCGTGGGACATCGAAGAGGACGTCTACGAGGTCGGCGACCAGCTCCCGGCCCCGGAGACGACGGTCGTCGAGGACGGCCCCATTCGAGCCACGGTCCGCCAGCGCCGCTCGTTCGGCGACTCCGCGCTCGTCCAGGAGATCTCGCTCT
Above is a genomic segment from Halomicrobium sp. LC1Hm containing:
- a CDS encoding glycoside hydrolase family 38 C-terminal domain-containing protein, with the protein product MRETSSAKRADETEERLQRLRVAQRSEIETISHHETRAFLTPEQARERSFEPCSVGVTWERGRETEPDDRRDADADVLTGQVSEEQAVGRNVWFRLQCTVPESMAGLPVYLRFVAEPLYGSSHHGDPRVESLCFRDGTPVKSFDNGHDSYKLVDEAAGGESFDLLVEAGTTTLWGNLGVDEFTLETAELYAERPAVADLHRHVSICNDLREQYDEDSPNRGRLLDALVAASHTFAFDADSEAEYRESARAAIEELEAVETELTSDLTGQQLIAVGHAHLDLAWHWPWSETVRKCGRSFSNVLTLMDDYPEFTFMQSQPHLYEWIRDRYPDQFDQIDRRIDDGQWQPEGALWVESDINNAGEEALARQYLLGKRYFREEFDVDPEVTFIPDVFGYSAGLPGIAQAADCPYFLTQKMSWSEINDFPHSTFRWAGIDGSEVLAHFPPGDTYNGQMDVEEITHSVYNDAQNATTADRAYLFGWGDGGGGPTREMIEKGQVVDDIEALPDVEHGSLAGLFDRLERNYDDYPVWNGELYLEKHRGTLTSQAQTKRNNRKGEYALREAELWCSLALATTDFDYPHERLQDAWKVLLFNQFHDILPGSSQTDVYADADRDYERVFETAADARAAALDALLGEPADGDRLAVTNPLSWAHESVATVPAEDVSGDADDLVGTADGDDLAVQSTTAGVGDDTADVVLVETPELPAMGATTLSLEDAAEPAATPFEVSTDGLSNGLVTVSFESDGTVSVYDEEHDRAVLDEPGNRLMLYRDQPRYFEAWDIEEDVYEVGDQLPAPETTVVEDGPIRATVRQRRSFGDSALVQEISLYRDSRRVEFRTEVDWQEEEKLLKAHFPAGVSATSATYDTHFGHHERDTHSNTSWDAARWEEAGGQWVDVSETDYGVALLNDCKYGVNVDGTDISLSLLRAPNHPDPEADRGTHEFTYTLLAHEDGPAQAGVDRAAGELNATTRARPVDEAAAVAPVTVGDEDVVVSAIKRAEDSDDELVVRLYESAGRHVDTTVDFEFAVTDARETNLVEDTRDTRTVDDSQLSLSFDPFEIKTIAVHIDD